A region from the Pseudomonas sp. P8_229 genome encodes:
- a CDS encoding toxin-antitoxin system YwqK family antitoxin, protein MAITPLDLQQDDKQLKGHLQDGQLDGALQIKDDGRQQADLNYHQGELQGMSLLYHPNGKVSAQMPFVHDKLQGVASFYSAEGGLQRKATYRRGLLHGEAFNYFADGQVAEAEFYRDGVREGRYQRFHPNGKPAAEARYLNGQLMEPEQGFAEDGRPLGEDGKPISRVRWWYQRWADPQQA, encoded by the coding sequence ATGGCGATCACACCGCTGGATTTGCAGCAGGATGACAAGCAACTCAAGGGACATCTGCAGGACGGCCAGCTCGATGGCGCGTTGCAGATCAAGGATGACGGGCGTCAGCAGGCCGATCTGAATTACCACCAGGGTGAGTTGCAGGGCATGTCGCTGCTCTATCACCCCAACGGCAAGGTCTCGGCGCAGATGCCGTTCGTGCACGACAAGCTGCAAGGGGTGGCGAGTTTCTATTCAGCCGAGGGCGGGTTGCAGCGCAAGGCCACGTATCGGCGCGGGTTGTTGCATGGCGAGGCGTTCAATTACTTTGCCGATGGACAGGTGGCCGAGGCTGAGTTTTATCGCGATGGCGTGCGTGAGGGGCGTTATCAGCGCTTCCATCCCAACGGCAAACCGGCAGCAGAAGCGCGGTATCTGAACGGCCAGTTGATGGAGCCTGAGCAAGGGTTTGCCGAGGATGGGCGGCCGCTGGGGGAGGATGGCAAGCCGATTTCCCGGGTGCGCTGGTGGTATCAGCGGTGGGCGGATCCGCAGCAGGCATGA